A DNA window from Hordeum vulgare subsp. vulgare chromosome 1H, MorexV3_pseudomolecules_assembly, whole genome shotgun sequence contains the following coding sequences:
- the LOC123424625 gene encoding serine/threonine-protein phosphatase BSL1 homolog isoform X2 encodes MGTAGKGAWVVPAPAYREVEGWEGSGDDSPGYRCGHSLTVIAPTKGHGPRLILFGGATAIEAGATSGLPGIRLAGVTNTVHSYDVDKRRWTRLHPAGDPPSPRAAHSAAAVGTMVVFQGGIGPAGHSTDDLYVLDLTNDKFKWHRVVVQGAGPGPRYGHCMDLVAQRYLVSVSGNDGKRVLSDAWALDTAQKPYKWQKLNPDGDRPSARMYGTASARSDGMLLLCGGRDASGTPLSDAYGLLMHTNGQWEWTLAPGISPSPRYQHAAVFVGARLHVTGGVLRGGRAIEGEGAIAVLDTAAGVWLDRNGIVTSRTLKSSNEHDASSDLLRRCRHAAASVGSQIYIYGGLRGDILLDDFLIAENAPFQSETDRVPSTDKKSIDMLTEASAAEAEAVSAVWRAAKEASHASSEDSLSDGIGSESPLSETSPMADDLDDGGSMEPDVKLHSRAVVVAKEAVGDLGCLVRQLSLDQFENESRRMHPGNNDQSYSSKKALNRQRSPQGLHKKVISLLLRPRNWNAPADRTFFLDSYEVGELCYAAEQIFMQEPTVLQLKAPVKVFGDLHGQFGDLMRLFDEYGYPSTAGDITYIDYLFLGDYVDRGQHSLETITLLLALKIEYPEHVHLIRGNHEAADINALFGFRLECIERMGESDGIWAWTRFNQLFNYLPLAAMIEKKIICMHGGIGRSINSVEQIEKIERPITMDVGSIVLMDLLWSDPTENDSVEGLRPNARGPGLVTFGPDRVAEFCKRNKLQLIIRAHECVMDGFERFAHGQLITLFSATNYCGTANNAGAILVVGRGLVIVPKLIHPLPPPVNSPESSPERAMDATWMQELNIQRPPTPTRGRPHSAGDRNSLAYI; translated from the exons atggGGACGGCGGGGAAGGGCGCGTGGGTCGTGCCGGCGCCGGCGTACAGGGAGGTGGAGGGGTGGGAGGGGTCGGGCGACGACTCGCCGGGCTACAGGTGCGGCCACTCGCTCACCGTCATCGCGCCCACCAAGGGCCACGGCCCGCGCCTCATCCTCTTCGGCGGCGCCACGGCGATCGAGGCCGGCGCCACCTCCGGCCTCCCCGGCATCA GGCTCGCGGGGGTGACCAACACGGTGCACTCGTACGACGTGGACAAGCGGAGGTGGACCAG GTTACATCCAGCTGGAGATCCTCCATCTCCGAGGGCTGCGCATTCTGCTGCTGCTGTGGGCACCATGGTTGTTTTCCAG GGTGGGATTGGACCAGCAGGGCATTCGACAGACGATCTCTATGTGCTTGATCTGACAAACGACAAGTTCAAATGGCACAG GGTTGTTGTTCAGGGGGCCGGTCCTGGTCCTCGCTATGGTCATTGCATGGATTTGGTAGCGCAGCGTTACCTTGTGTCAGTCTCGGGAAATGATG GAAAGCGGGTCTTATCAGATGCTTGGGCTTTGGACACAGCCCAGAAACCATATAAGTGGCAGAAACTTAACCCTGACGGTGATAGACCTTCAGCAAGGAT GTATGGCACTGCCAGTGCACGCTCCGATGGCATGCTTTTACTTTGTGGTGGAAGGGATGCTTCTGGGACG CCGCTCTCTGATGCTTATGGACTACTTATGCATACAAATGGTCAGTGGGAGTGGACTCTGGCTCCCGGGATATCTCCATCTCCAAGATATCAGCATGCAGCT GTCTTTGTTGGTGCTCGGCTGCACGTTACTGGAGGTGTCCTTAGAGGAGGGAGAGCTATTGAAGGGGAGGGTGCCATTGCAG TTCTGGACACTGCTGCTGGAGTTTGGCTGGATAGAAATGGCATTGTGACCTCTCGCACTCTAAAATCTTCCAATGAACATGATGCTTCTTCGGATCTACTTCGTCGTTGCCGCCATGCAGCTGCTTCTGTTGGTTCTCAGATATATATTTATGGTGGACTGAGGGGAG ATATCCTCCTCGATGATTTTCTCATTGCTGAGAATGCACCCTTCCAATCAGAAACTGATAGGGTCCCAAG CACGGACAAGAAGTCAATTGACATGCTGACAGAGGCCTCAGCTGCCGAAGCTGAAGCTGTTAGTGCTGTATGGCGAGCTGCAAAGGAAGCATCTCATGCATCTTCAGAAGACAGTCTTTCAGATGGAATAGGATCCGAGTCCCCTCTCAGTGAAACTTCACCAATGGCTGATGATTTAGATGATGGGGGCTCCATGGAACCAGATGTGAAGTTGCATTCTAGAGCA GTTGTAGTTGCTAAAGAAGCAGTAGGAGATTTAGGATGTTTGGTCCGGCAGCTTTCACTTGATCAGTTTGAGAATGAAAGTAGAAGAATGCATCCCGGGAACAATGATCAATCATATTCATCGAAGAAAGCACTAAATAGACAAAGGTCCCCACAAGGTTTGCATAAGAAG GTCATTTCACTCTTACTGAGGCCAAGGAATTGGAATGCTCCAGCTGATAGGACCTTTTTCCTGGACTCTTATGAAGTTGGCGAGCTATGCTATGCTGCTGAGCAGATTTTTATGCAGGAACCAACTGTCTTACAACTAAAAGCACCTGTTAAAGTATTTGGTGATCTGCATGGGCAGTTTGGGGACCTAATGCGCCTTTTCGATGAATATGGTTATCCTTCCACTGCTGGTGACATAAC ATATATTGATTATCTCTTCTTGGGAGACTATGTCGACCGAGGTCAGCACAGCTTGGAAACAATAACATTACTTCTTGCTCTTAAA ATAGAGTACCCTGAACATGTTCACTTGATTAGAGGAAATCATGAGGCTGCTGACATCAATGCTCTTTTCGGCTTCCGTCTTGAATGCATTGAGAGAATG GGTGAAAGTGATGGTATATGGGCCTGGACTAGATTCAATCAACTATTTAATTATCTCCCTCTGGCTGctatgatagaaaagaaaataatatgtATGCATGGTGGCATCGGGAGGTCAATAAACAGTGTGGAGCAAATTGAAAAAATTGAAAGGCCTATCACAATGGATGTTGGATCTATTGTCCTCATGGATCTTTTATG GTCTGATCCTACAGAGAACGATAGTGTAGAGGGTTTGAGGCCAAATGCACGAGGACCTGGCTTGGTAACATTTGGG CCTGATCGAGTGGCAGAATTCTGTAAACGAAACAAATTGCAATTGATCATAAGAGCTCATGAGTGTGTTATGGATGGATTTGAGCGTTTCGCCCATGGGCAGTTGATCACTTTATTTTCAGCCACTAATTATTGTG GCACTGCAAATAATGCCGGCGCCATACTTGTGGTGGGAAGGGGACTAGTTATTGTCCCGAAGTTAATTCATCCACTTCCACCACCTGTTAATTCTCCTGAGTCATCCCCTGAGCGTGCCATGGATGCCACATGGATGCAG GAACTTAACATACAACGGCCACCTACACCAACTAGGGGACGGCCGCATTCTGCTGGCGACAGGAACTCCCTTGCTTACATATGA
- the LOC123424625 gene encoding serine/threonine-protein phosphatase BSL1 homolog isoform X1, giving the protein MGTAGKGAWVVPAPAYREVEGWEGSGDDSPGYRCGHSLTVIAPTKGHGPRLILFGGATAIEAGATSGLPGIRLAGVTNTVHSYDVDKRRWTRLHPAGDPPSPRAAHSAAAVGTMVVFQGGIGPAGHSTDDLYVLDLTNDKFKWHRVVVQGAGPGPRYGHCMDLVAQRYLVSVSGNDGKRVLSDAWALDTAQKPYKWQKLNPDGDRPSARMYGTASARSDGMLLLCGGRDASGTPLSDAYGLLMHTNGQWEWTLAPGISPSPRYQHAAVFVGARLHVTGGVLRGGRAIEGEGAIAVLDTAAGVWLDRNGIVTSRTLKSSNEHDASSDLLRRCRHAAASVGSQIYIYGGLRGDILLDDFLIAENAPFQSETDRVPRSENQNRNNNFNSDSTPFEQYTNNSHDTAPGFSTDKKSIDMLTEASAAEAEAVSAVWRAAKEASHASSEDSLSDGIGSESPLSETSPMADDLDDGGSMEPDVKLHSRAVVVAKEAVGDLGCLVRQLSLDQFENESRRMHPGNNDQSYSSKKALNRQRSPQGLHKKVISLLLRPRNWNAPADRTFFLDSYEVGELCYAAEQIFMQEPTVLQLKAPVKVFGDLHGQFGDLMRLFDEYGYPSTAGDITYIDYLFLGDYVDRGQHSLETITLLLALKIEYPEHVHLIRGNHEAADINALFGFRLECIERMGESDGIWAWTRFNQLFNYLPLAAMIEKKIICMHGGIGRSINSVEQIEKIERPITMDVGSIVLMDLLWSDPTENDSVEGLRPNARGPGLVTFGPDRVAEFCKRNKLQLIIRAHECVMDGFERFAHGQLITLFSATNYCGTANNAGAILVVGRGLVIVPKLIHPLPPPVNSPESSPERAMDATWMQELNIQRPPTPTRGRPHSAGDRNSLAYI; this is encoded by the exons atggGGACGGCGGGGAAGGGCGCGTGGGTCGTGCCGGCGCCGGCGTACAGGGAGGTGGAGGGGTGGGAGGGGTCGGGCGACGACTCGCCGGGCTACAGGTGCGGCCACTCGCTCACCGTCATCGCGCCCACCAAGGGCCACGGCCCGCGCCTCATCCTCTTCGGCGGCGCCACGGCGATCGAGGCCGGCGCCACCTCCGGCCTCCCCGGCATCA GGCTCGCGGGGGTGACCAACACGGTGCACTCGTACGACGTGGACAAGCGGAGGTGGACCAG GTTACATCCAGCTGGAGATCCTCCATCTCCGAGGGCTGCGCATTCTGCTGCTGCTGTGGGCACCATGGTTGTTTTCCAG GGTGGGATTGGACCAGCAGGGCATTCGACAGACGATCTCTATGTGCTTGATCTGACAAACGACAAGTTCAAATGGCACAG GGTTGTTGTTCAGGGGGCCGGTCCTGGTCCTCGCTATGGTCATTGCATGGATTTGGTAGCGCAGCGTTACCTTGTGTCAGTCTCGGGAAATGATG GAAAGCGGGTCTTATCAGATGCTTGGGCTTTGGACACAGCCCAGAAACCATATAAGTGGCAGAAACTTAACCCTGACGGTGATAGACCTTCAGCAAGGAT GTATGGCACTGCCAGTGCACGCTCCGATGGCATGCTTTTACTTTGTGGTGGAAGGGATGCTTCTGGGACG CCGCTCTCTGATGCTTATGGACTACTTATGCATACAAATGGTCAGTGGGAGTGGACTCTGGCTCCCGGGATATCTCCATCTCCAAGATATCAGCATGCAGCT GTCTTTGTTGGTGCTCGGCTGCACGTTACTGGAGGTGTCCTTAGAGGAGGGAGAGCTATTGAAGGGGAGGGTGCCATTGCAG TTCTGGACACTGCTGCTGGAGTTTGGCTGGATAGAAATGGCATTGTGACCTCTCGCACTCTAAAATCTTCCAATGAACATGATGCTTCTTCGGATCTACTTCGTCGTTGCCGCCATGCAGCTGCTTCTGTTGGTTCTCAGATATATATTTATGGTGGACTGAGGGGAG ATATCCTCCTCGATGATTTTCTCATTGCTGAGAATGCACCCTTCCAATCAGAAACTGATAGGGTCCCAAGGTCAGAAAATCAAAATAGAAACAATAATTTTAATTCTGACTCAACGCCCTTCGAGCAATATACAAATAACAGTCATGATACAGCTCCTGGTTTCAG CACGGACAAGAAGTCAATTGACATGCTGACAGAGGCCTCAGCTGCCGAAGCTGAAGCTGTTAGTGCTGTATGGCGAGCTGCAAAGGAAGCATCTCATGCATCTTCAGAAGACAGTCTTTCAGATGGAATAGGATCCGAGTCCCCTCTCAGTGAAACTTCACCAATGGCTGATGATTTAGATGATGGGGGCTCCATGGAACCAGATGTGAAGTTGCATTCTAGAGCA GTTGTAGTTGCTAAAGAAGCAGTAGGAGATTTAGGATGTTTGGTCCGGCAGCTTTCACTTGATCAGTTTGAGAATGAAAGTAGAAGAATGCATCCCGGGAACAATGATCAATCATATTCATCGAAGAAAGCACTAAATAGACAAAGGTCCCCACAAGGTTTGCATAAGAAG GTCATTTCACTCTTACTGAGGCCAAGGAATTGGAATGCTCCAGCTGATAGGACCTTTTTCCTGGACTCTTATGAAGTTGGCGAGCTATGCTATGCTGCTGAGCAGATTTTTATGCAGGAACCAACTGTCTTACAACTAAAAGCACCTGTTAAAGTATTTGGTGATCTGCATGGGCAGTTTGGGGACCTAATGCGCCTTTTCGATGAATATGGTTATCCTTCCACTGCTGGTGACATAAC ATATATTGATTATCTCTTCTTGGGAGACTATGTCGACCGAGGTCAGCACAGCTTGGAAACAATAACATTACTTCTTGCTCTTAAA ATAGAGTACCCTGAACATGTTCACTTGATTAGAGGAAATCATGAGGCTGCTGACATCAATGCTCTTTTCGGCTTCCGTCTTGAATGCATTGAGAGAATG GGTGAAAGTGATGGTATATGGGCCTGGACTAGATTCAATCAACTATTTAATTATCTCCCTCTGGCTGctatgatagaaaagaaaataatatgtATGCATGGTGGCATCGGGAGGTCAATAAACAGTGTGGAGCAAATTGAAAAAATTGAAAGGCCTATCACAATGGATGTTGGATCTATTGTCCTCATGGATCTTTTATG GTCTGATCCTACAGAGAACGATAGTGTAGAGGGTTTGAGGCCAAATGCACGAGGACCTGGCTTGGTAACATTTGGG CCTGATCGAGTGGCAGAATTCTGTAAACGAAACAAATTGCAATTGATCATAAGAGCTCATGAGTGTGTTATGGATGGATTTGAGCGTTTCGCCCATGGGCAGTTGATCACTTTATTTTCAGCCACTAATTATTGTG GCACTGCAAATAATGCCGGCGCCATACTTGTGGTGGGAAGGGGACTAGTTATTGTCCCGAAGTTAATTCATCCACTTCCACCACCTGTTAATTCTCCTGAGTCATCCCCTGAGCGTGCCATGGATGCCACATGGATGCAG GAACTTAACATACAACGGCCACCTACACCAACTAGGGGACGGCCGCATTCTGCTGGCGACAGGAACTCCCTTGCTTACATATGA